In the Sulfobacillus thermosulfidooxidans DSM 9293 genome, TGACCCCAAGGGACTGGGTTCAAGAGGCTAATATCATGACTCCGAAAATGAGTACCAGTATTATGAGTTGGAGGCGCATAAAGGTTAAGACGTGCTGATGTAAGGTGGTAATGGTCTGAGAGTTTACCGATGGTTGTTGGCATAACTGTAGGATTTTTTGATTGACCGGGCGAATTTTAAAAAAACCAATTACGAACATCACGACTAGTAAAAAACCCAGTCCAACAAAGTCAGGATTCTTAAGGGATGCCAAGGTTCTATTCGTATTGCTGTTCAGCGCGACGCCACTTAGCACGGTTAGGAAGGCAACCGATGGATTAAAAGTCATCATGCGCGGCAAAAACCACCGAAAAAAAGAGGCTTGGGCGGCCAAGGGTGTTTGTAAGAAGCCTGGGATAAGAAAGAGGGTAACGAACGTGTCGGTTCCGAGCCAGAGACTCGCAAACAGCACATGGAGATAGAACAGACCTATGGATAATCGCAGAGTCCATAGCCAGATGATGACAAGCACGACCACCAGTCCGAACCCGCGATATACATTTTGTGGAGTTTGCCAGAACCATAATTTCCTGTCCATTATCTTTAGGCCCTTTTCCGCTTAAAAAGATTTTGACCGGTAAGAACTTGGTGAATTCATATGATGAAAATCCATCCCTACTAACTATGATAAGCGATTTCTTAATGCTGTCGCTGGGTCATTAACCGATAATCGATTGGTCTAAAGCGTGTGTTTTTTTGTGTTTATCCTTGGACCGTTCAATGGTCAATCCAGTCAGTATATGCTGTTATCCGGTTCTGGTATCATACAGGGAAATGACACAGGAGATTCCAATGTGAACACGCTCGATACCAAACGTATTTTAAGCAATTTGGCGACGCATGATCCGGCCCAGTTGCACCTCTCGGCAGGATTTCGCAACGCCCTAGGCATTGCCTTGCCGCTTCTTGTCGGGACCCTGACAGGCCATGTTTCAACGGCCGTTGTGATGGCTGTGGGGGCTTTGGTTTCCGGTCTGGCCGGTTTATCCGGCACGATCCGTCAAAAATTGCGGACGATGACTTTTGCGGTATTATGGATTGGCCTAGCGTCGTTCTTGGGGAGTGTTATGGCCCATTCCCTTCTGGGCATCATGATCGTGACCATGGCTAGCGGATTTCTTGCGGGCATGATGGTCGCACTGTCTCCTCAGGCCACACAAGTGGGAACTTTAGCGACGATTGGATTAGTGATTTTTTCAGGATTTCCGGCCACGCCTTATTTTGCGGGGATTCAGACGTTACTCGTGATCGCCGGCGGCCTATTGCAACTGATACTGATGATAACACTAGCGCTGATTGTGCCTAAGAGCACCGAAACGGACAGTGTGGTGGCCGTCATCAAGGCGCTGACAGACTATATTCAACATCCCACTCGGCAATATGATTTAACCTTATCCTATGCCCTAGCCATGGCCGAGGGACAAGTGAGTGACTCCCTGATTTCGCCGCGTTACCGACAATATTTATGGGATGTGCTGCGCCGCATACAACACATCCGTTTATTGTTTGTGGATCAAATTTTGGAGACTAAAGTCCGAGACGGGACTGTGGCTCTTCCTATGGCGCCGATTAACGTGGAAAGCGTGATCTCAGGTCTTCACAATGTGGCACAAGAACTTCGCCGCAAATCCCAAAATCACCGACTCAATCGACCTACCTTGAGAAATAATATCCTAGGCCCAAGGCGACTTTTCCACTCATCCTCTTCTCAGAGCCTAATACCGTCCCATCCCTTATCCAATCAAGACAATGTGACGCAAGCTGTGGACGAACTGGTGGCATTGGCTAAATGGCCAGCGGATCATATTCTTGAGGATGACAGTATCGTTCTTGATGTGCCTGTTGAGCCGATTGTTGAACCCATTTTGGCGATGGTGACCACGTTGAAAGCCAACCTGACGGGGCATTCAGCGGCATTTCGTCATGCTCTAAGAATGGCGGTGATTTTGGGGTTTGCTGTGTGGCTTTATGGAACATTGGCATTGCCACGGGGATACTGGGTACCGTTGACCACATTAGTCATTCTGAAACCTGATTTCTTTTCAACCGTTGTGCGGGGAGTTGCGCGAGTTTTAGGGACGATTGCCGGCGTCGTGCTGGCTAGTGGTTTAATCGCGTTGCCCTTTCATCCGCTTCTTTTGACTCTCAGCGTTTTAGTGGTGTTGGCTGTGGGATTATACGCGGTTTTTTCCTACAACTATACATTGTTTAGTGCCTTTATGACGGCGGAGATTGTCGTGTTATTGTCATTTTTTGATCACTTATCTCCTCTCAAAACGGTGCAGGAACGGGTCATCGACACGCTTATGGGCACGGCATTGGCTTTAGCTTCGTATTTACTATGGCCCCGCTGGCAAAGAACGTCAGTGCCCACAGCAATTGCTGACCTCGTTCAAAGTCAGCGCCTCTATTTTCAATTCTTAATTATGCATTGTGACAGTAATATTTTAACGTTGGACCAAACGGCTTTTTATCGGTTGCAAATACAGCTGGCGCGCACCAATGCGCTATCGTCTTTGAATCATGTTTTAAGTCGGCGAGATAAAAGACCGGTCGATGTTGAGGCCGCCTCAGGTCTATTGACGGCGCTGCACCGATTTGGCGAGGCGCTGCAGGTCTTTCATACATACTGTGTGCAAAAATCGTTACGTGTACCAAATAACACGAACCAGGCGGGACAGTTAATAGCCATGATGGAGTCTTTCGTGGAAATGCTAGAAGTCATCGAACAGACCTTACGGACCGATCCAAAACACATTCCAACGACACTGGTAAAACGCTATCTTGAACAACAACCCGCCCGGGTCACTAACACTTGGGAAGCCCACGAAGCCATGGTGGCCCAGGCACTGTACGCTCCTATTGGTACCATGATTCGCATGTTTCCATTATAAGAACGGGAGATAGAATACGAGAATTTCCTGTATTTTTCAGCATCAAAAGCAAGACGACTGACGTCGAAATATGGCATAATAATTCTACAATTATCAATACAGATGCCTATTTCATGGGCAAAGGAGAACGCTTACGACATACCGAGGAAATTTTCGTCAAATTATTTATGTCTTAGAACGACGACTTTTACAGTTTGCGTCAAAAAATATTTCGCAGGCGCAATTGATTATGCGACAATATTTGTTGTGGCGGTGGTATTGCCGTTTGGTTTTTCCGCAAACGCTGGGTCAACTAACCCTGGTGTCTCGCTAACCTTTCTTAGAAAATTATGTTTGACCATGTGTTTTGCGACACACGCCAAGAAAGAATGGACCGGCCAATACGGGAAATGGGAGATTATTAACCCCTTATTCTTGGTGATTTAAATAGCGGTCTATTAGCCAGGGTTATTCCCCTTCCCCCGAGTTGCCCCGGCATGTTGGCAGGGGCATCCTAAACTCAGAGGTGTCTACGGTTTTTTTGTGCCCTTTTTCCCTCTTTGTTCCGTTCTCTTCTTCTCTTCTGCGATTGTTGGGCAATGGTGGCATAGGAGCGTTGGGACTCTAACGCCAGGCACCCATCAGGGGAGGGGGGACCGTAGGATTATCCACAGAATACTGAGGACCATTCGCGTTAAACAGAAAAAAGAGTTCGTCTGCATATTGCATGTACAGAGTCCGGTTTTTTTGCACAATTAACCGGTATAAATATTGTTGATTAGCCTGATTAAATTCACGGGACATGGAATGGGGTCGTACCCGGTAAAAGAAATAGGGTTCGGGAATGGCTACACCATGGCATCCGTGACTCAACATCCGGATCAGACTTTCGTAGTCTTCCATTCCATACTCCATTTCCGGATCGTTTTGGCCATAGGCGAGGAAATGGTCCCGAAGATAAACCAAGGCACTCGTATTGAGAGGGTTATGGAAGAGGGCATAGGGCGGTTCAGGATTCCATGTTGGCCAAATATGATGATCGACTCCAAAATATTGAGCCCAACAGCCAACAAAACTGACGTTATCATAATGCTGTAAAATTTTGATGGCCCGGGGATAATATCGCGGATCGACTTTATCATCGGCATCAAGAAAGGCCAAAAAAGTTCCCGTTGCCTTTGAGGCACCGAAATTACGGGCCCTAGCGAGTCCTTGGTTAGGTGTGCGATAAATTGTCGTATCGGGATAGGTGCGGGCGGCTTTGCGCAAGGTAGCAATACTTACACCATCTGTTGAACCGTCATCAACAACGATGATTTCTTTGTTTAACGATGAGGGAAGTTGCATGAGACTATCTAAAGTTTCTAAAAGATAAGGCCCCAAGTTATAAAAGGGAATGACGATACTTAGGTGCCCTTGTTTGGAAACCGGTATCAATTCGGACGATGGAGTAGGACGGATCACGGGAAAGGACCTGGGCTGATCTCCATGAAGGAGCGAGCGGATATAATCCATTTTCTTTTCATAAATGGACTCTGGATCGGTCCATGACGCCACCCGTGTTCTGGCCTGATGTCCCATTGTGGATTGCTGATCCAAAGAAAGTTCCGTGGCCCTTTTAATGGTTCGCCCTAAGTGTTCCGCCTGACATAAAAAGCCACTTTCACCGTCGATAATGACTTCCTTTTGCCCTCCACTTTGGGTCGCGACAACCACACATTCATAACTCATGGCTTCTAACAAGACGTACGGCAAATTGTCGAAACGGGAAGGTAAAATCACACAACCGGCTTGGGCATAAAAAGCCCCCAGTTCTTCGGAAGAAATGGCCGGATGCAAACGGATTAGCCCTTTTCGCAGATATGGTTGATATCGCGTGTCGATATAGGACTTAAAGCTGGTACCTTTGGGATAATAAGGACTGTCATGGCCGACGATATCCAGTGGCCAGGTAAATCCGTCATTCCATAAGGGCACTAAAGCCTCTAACAAGTCTAAAATCCCTTTAAATAATTGGAGCCGGCCAACATATAATAAGCGTTCTTGGCGTGAGGTTTTAGCGGGTTGTGGCGGTACGCGATATGGATTGGGAATGACTTCCACCGAAAGATCAGGAAGACTGTGTGTTAAGGCCGTCCGTAAAAACGCAGAAGGCGAGATGACCCCATCAGCGGCTCGTAAACTAAAACGCTCTAACTCACCCGTCCAATAGTCGGGAAATTGATACGTGGGAGCCCGGTCAATCGGATCTAAAAGAAATTTTGGGTTGTGCGCCGTGATGATCACCGGAATGTTCACAAAAAGTGGATCCAACGTGCGTTTACGCTGCAATAAATGCGCGGCAATTCCCAGATACTCTTGACTCTCGATGAGATCCGGAGGACCTTCACGGACGATCAAATCCTCGACAATCTTCGCATACGCATAACTAAGTTGGGCCGGATATCCGAGCATGAGATGGGAATCCCACAAAGACGAAAATCGAATAACACGAATTCCCTCGATGACAAGTTCTTTCCTGCCCTGTGCTTGTTCATCATACACAATGACCGTGACTTCATGGCCATAATCGGAAAAAAGCTGAGCTGTCAAGCCCGCATAGGTGGCAATCCCTCCACCGAAAAAAGGGGGGTACTCTGTGGTGAGTAACCAAAATTTCAACGATTTGTCCTCCCGTTCCATGCAAGATGCCATGAATTCGTCATAATGGCTTTATGATAACAAAAAGGCTCAATAGGTGCCCGGTTCATTCTTTGAATCACACTAAATAACAAAAAAATGTGATTATCTGTTAGAAGCATGTTATGATATGACGAAGGAGGCACTAAACCCGTGAGACCCCGTGAACGACAAGAAAAGGTTTTAACATGGATTGCCAAACATGGGAGCGGATCGGTCAAAGATCTAGCCCGGGAACTGGGCGTTTCCGAGATGACCATTCGACGGGACCTGCGAGTACTACAGCAGCACCGTTTATTGGAACATGTCACAGGAGGCGTTGAGGTCAAGCGCAGTGCCACGGAACTGGCCTTTGAAGTTAAGCGCCGCCTCTATCAGGCCGAAAAACAGGCGATTGCCCGACAAGCGATTCAATTGATTGAGTCTGGCATGACCATTGCGTTTTCTGCGGGAACCACAACATGGGCTATTGCTCATGCTCTGCGGGGATTTCGCCATTTGACGTTTGTGACCAATTCCACGAATATCGCGTTGGAATTGCAACAACAAGGATGGTCTCACATTATTTTGACAGGGGGCAATTTTCGGACGCCATCTGACGCTTTGGTAGGACCTTTTGCGGAATATACGGCCCGCCACTTACACACGGATTTGTTGTTCCTGGGCGTTCATGGTCTAGATGTAGAGGAAGGCATGAGCACGCCGAATATTCAAGAGGCCGCCATTGACCGCGTGTTCATCCATCATGCCGAGCGAGTGGTCGTTGTCATGGATCCGACCAAATGGGGAGTCAAAGCCTTGGCACATATCGCTCCCATTGAGGACATTGAGACAATCATTACCTGTGATAGTCCATCGTCTCGCCTTTTTGCCCCGCGCGTAGCAGAAAAAGGCGTGGAAATGATTCTGGCTCCAGTCAATACAGAAGAAATGGCCAACAGCCATGATCAAGATGCTCCCAAAGAGGTCTATGAAGGGCGTGATGTGTGACGTCATTATGGAGATGTGAGACTAAGAATCATGAGGATGGACGGACAATATGGTATTACACGGCAGTGCCGCCGATTGCGCCTGCTAACCCAAGCAAACCGCTAGCGACAGTTGTAACCGGATCCCACCATTTGGCCAGAGAGCTAGCACGTTCTTTGGGTTCGTCGGAGCCAGTAATTCTTGTTGGAGCGAAGCCCATGGCCCAATCACCGGTCTGGTGCCTGCCCAATGCCTGGACAACACCCGAAGTGTGGGAATTGATTAGTCATCAATACACGATTCACACGATTTATCATTTGGCACCTTGGGATATGGTCGATATCAAAGATCCGGCCACACTCTTTGAGCGAATTGTGTCAGGAACCTCAATGTTGATGACGATAGTTAAATCTTTGGCGACGGGTGGTTTATTTATCATCACTCCTGACACGAATGGATGTTCTGGTGTGCGCAACAAGGCGTTCACCGAAGCCATGGGTCAACTAGAACGCCAAATTGTTTATGTGGCACAAAGCGAATTATGGCCATATGCGTTATTGCGCTGGCCTTGGTGTGGTGAAGAAGATCGAATCAACGGGTCCGCAGGTGCCCAGGAGGTCGTCCGCGCGTGTAAAGAGGTGGGGCAGCGTTTGAACCAGAC is a window encoding:
- a CDS encoding FUSC family protein — protein: MNTLDTKRILSNLATHDPAQLHLSAGFRNALGIALPLLVGTLTGHVSTAVVMAVGALVSGLAGLSGTIRQKLRTMTFAVLWIGLASFLGSVMAHSLLGIMIVTMASGFLAGMMVALSPQATQVGTLATIGLVIFSGFPATPYFAGIQTLLVIAGGLLQLILMITLALIVPKSTETDSVVAVIKALTDYIQHPTRQYDLTLSYALAMAEGQVSDSLISPRYRQYLWDVLRRIQHIRLLFVDQILETKVRDGTVALPMAPINVESVISGLHNVAQELRRKSQNHRLNRPTLRNNILGPRRLFHSSSSQSLIPSHPLSNQDNVTQAVDELVALAKWPADHILEDDSIVLDVPVEPIVEPILAMVTTLKANLTGHSAAFRHALRMAVILGFAVWLYGTLALPRGYWVPLTTLVILKPDFFSTVVRGVARVLGTIAGVVLASGLIALPFHPLLLTLSVLVVLAVGLYAVFSYNYTLFSAFMTAEIVVLLSFFDHLSPLKTVQERVIDTLMGTALALASYLLWPRWQRTSVPTAIADLVQSQRLYFQFLIMHCDSNILTLDQTAFYRLQIQLARTNALSSLNHVLSRRDKRPVDVEAASGLLTALHRFGEALQVFHTYCVQKSLRVPNNTNQAGQLIAMMESFVEMLEVIEQTLRTDPKHIPTTLVKRYLEQQPARVTNTWEAHEAMVAQALYAPIGTMIRMFPL
- a CDS encoding glycosyltransferase, translated to MKFWLLTTEYPPFFGGGIATYAGLTAQLFSDYGHEVTVIVYDEQAQGRKELVIEGIRVIRFSSLWDSHLMLGYPAQLSYAYAKIVEDLIVREGPPDLIESQEYLGIAAHLLQRKRTLDPLFVNIPVIITAHNPKFLLDPIDRAPTYQFPDYWTGELERFSLRAADGVISPSAFLRTALTHSLPDLSVEVIPNPYRVPPQPAKTSRQERLLYVGRLQLFKGILDLLEALVPLWNDGFTWPLDIVGHDSPYYPKGTSFKSYIDTRYQPYLRKGLIRLHPAISSEELGAFYAQAGCVILPSRFDNLPYVLLEAMSYECVVVATQSGGQKEVIIDGESGFLCQAEHLGRTIKRATELSLDQQSTMGHQARTRVASWTDPESIYEKKMDYIRSLLHGDQPRSFPVIRPTPSSELIPVSKQGHLSIVIPFYNLGPYLLETLDSLMQLPSSLNKEIIVVDDGSTDGVSIATLRKAARTYPDTTIYRTPNQGLARARNFGASKATGTFLAFLDADDKVDPRYYPRAIKILQHYDNVSFVGCWAQYFGVDHHIWPTWNPEPPYALFHNPLNTSALVYLRDHFLAYGQNDPEMEYGMEDYESLIRMLSHGCHGVAIPEPYFFYRVRPHSMSREFNQANQQYLYRLIVQKNRTLYMQYADELFFLFNANGPQYSVDNPTVPPPLMGAWR
- a CDS encoding DeoR/GlpR family DNA-binding transcription regulator; the protein is MRPRERQEKVLTWIAKHGSGSVKDLARELGVSEMTIRRDLRVLQQHRLLEHVTGGVEVKRSATELAFEVKRRLYQAEKQAIARQAIQLIESGMTIAFSAGTTTWAIAHALRGFRHLTFVTNSTNIALELQQQGWSHIILTGGNFRTPSDALVGPFAEYTARHLHTDLLFLGVHGLDVEEGMSTPNIQEAAIDRVFIHHAERVVVVMDPTKWGVKALAHIAPIEDIETIITCDSPSSRLFAPRVAEKGVEMILAPVNTEEMANSHDQDAPKEVYEGRDV